The following coding sequences lie in one Streptomyces sp. NBC_00510 genomic window:
- the casB gene encoding type I-E CRISPR-associated protein Cse2/CasB, whose translation MTTSVRAPRRPHFWETYAPGTPYAARDLRALRDGLGREPGSVPAMRPLHRTPLPDIARPGEPVPAAYAAEHATLTLFGFHQPPSRPSVHQAGAGLGTACRRLHRTGAMSGKALDRRVTAAATAQDLDELLWHLRGLVPLLRDAGIGLDYTRLLHDLRSWLGTGHGRTIRAWGLQYTDRAGTQTSSPNGGPATAIPDGEGSPYWVTFDPQRAETGAELAALRSGLGREAGTVPAMWPFHRARVSPAAQEAGFLGRGLAAEHAVLTLFGLHQQARREPMHAAGTSPGAACRRLLHLVGADKAGEEAMTRRVGQLLTSADGEELCWHLRGLVPLLRGAAIGLDYTRLRDDLLRWDDARHPEQQARIRSRWDRDFRIGAPTGQG comes from the coding sequence ATGACCACCAGCGTCCGCGCCCCGCGCCGCCCCCACTTCTGGGAGACCTACGCCCCCGGCACGCCGTATGCCGCACGGGACCTGCGCGCACTGCGCGACGGTCTGGGCCGCGAGCCCGGCAGCGTGCCGGCCATGAGGCCCCTGCACCGGACGCCGTTGCCGGACATTGCCCGGCCCGGCGAACCGGTGCCGGCCGCCTACGCGGCCGAGCACGCCACGCTGACCCTGTTCGGTTTTCACCAGCCACCGTCCAGGCCATCGGTGCACCAGGCCGGAGCAGGCCTCGGCACGGCCTGCCGCAGGCTGCACCGCACCGGGGCCATGTCGGGCAAGGCCCTGGACCGGCGCGTGACCGCCGCCGCGACCGCCCAGGACCTCGACGAACTCCTCTGGCACTTGCGCGGACTGGTCCCCCTGCTCCGCGATGCGGGCATCGGCCTGGACTACACCCGGCTCCTGCACGACCTGCGGTCCTGGCTGGGAACCGGGCACGGCAGGACCATCCGCGCCTGGGGCCTGCAGTACACCGACCGCGCCGGCACCCAGACCAGCAGTCCCAACGGCGGTCCCGCCACGGCCATCCCCGACGGCGAAGGCTCCCCGTACTGGGTCACCTTCGACCCGCAGCGCGCCGAAACCGGTGCGGAACTGGCGGCACTGCGCTCCGGCCTGGGCCGTGAGGCGGGCACGGTGCCCGCGATGTGGCCCTTCCACCGGGCCCGGGTCAGCCCGGCTGCCCAGGAAGCCGGCTTCTTGGGCCGGGGCCTTGCGGCTGAGCACGCGGTGCTCACCCTGTTCGGCCTGCACCAGCAGGCCCGGCGCGAGCCGATGCATGCCGCGGGCACCAGTCCCGGGGCCGCCTGCCGACGGTTGCTGCACCTGGTCGGCGCCGACAAGGCGGGGGAGGAGGCCATGACACGGCGCGTAGGCCAGCTGCTGACCTCCGCGGACGGCGAGGAGCTCTGCTGGCATCTGCGGGGACTGGTCCCGTTGCTGAGGGGGGCGGCCATCGGCCTGGACTACACCCGGCTCCGCGACGACCTGCTGCGCTGGGACGACGCACGGCACCCCGAACAGCAGGCACGCATCCGCAGCCGCTGGGACCGCGACTTCCGCATTGGCGCACCCACCGGCCAGGGCTGA
- the casA gene encoding type I-E CRISPR-associated protein Cse1/CasA: MGPEDDLVRGRWLPVVRTDGAVSDVGVLEALTASHSVRRLDVPVPTMLPALLRQLLLPVVLDVLGAPRTVGEWQERFERGRFTEDEAEQLVRYLGPSGYGGRFRLFDPVRPFAQAGGLTALTGETKPSTLLVPSIATGNNVPLFSAVTEADDLDLTPAQAALWLLHAQCWDTAAIKTGAVGDPQAAKGNKTTGNPTGPLGQLGVIVPTGRTLYETLLLNTPVLADGLDPADRPQWAWPERPHTAGEKDPAGPEWSARSARDLLDLLTFQSRRIRLIPCETHDGLRVRQVVVCAGDRLTSTPQIDPHTAWNHAAKPKAGQPPLRPRRHISGRAAWRGLGALLALTMPTDSDGPYTSVLLRQIGELRAEDRLPAGYPLGVEICGLEYGNQSAVVENAIADGIPLPVTALVGEDALLRQAILECVEQADQVARALDRLHADLRRAAGGDPLPRDKGEAASARFLHSVDRSMRRVLAGLRTAGDDGELVERGQEAWEQALRLTAVDQARALLAAAPPRAVIGRKIKVNGKEVVFRSGSAEGRFHKALGEILWRAAEARSANEEAVA, translated from the coding sequence ATGGGACCTGAAGATGATCTTGTTCGCGGCAGATGGCTGCCGGTGGTCCGCACGGACGGCGCAGTAAGCGATGTCGGGGTGTTGGAGGCGTTGACGGCCTCGCACTCGGTGCGACGGCTGGATGTGCCCGTGCCGACGATGCTGCCCGCGCTGCTGCGGCAGTTGCTGCTGCCGGTCGTGCTGGACGTGCTGGGCGCGCCTCGCACGGTGGGGGAGTGGCAGGAGCGGTTCGAGCGGGGGCGGTTTACCGAGGACGAGGCCGAGCAACTGGTCCGCTATCTCGGTCCGTCCGGCTATGGCGGCCGGTTCCGGCTTTTCGATCCGGTGCGGCCTTTCGCGCAGGCCGGCGGGCTGACCGCGCTGACCGGGGAGACGAAGCCGTCCACGCTGCTGGTCCCCTCGATCGCGACGGGCAATAACGTGCCGCTGTTCAGCGCGGTTACCGAGGCCGACGACTTGGACCTGACGCCTGCTCAGGCAGCGTTGTGGCTCCTGCATGCGCAGTGCTGGGACACCGCCGCGATCAAGACCGGCGCGGTCGGTGACCCGCAGGCGGCGAAGGGCAACAAGACCACGGGTAATCCGACCGGCCCGCTCGGTCAGCTCGGTGTCATCGTGCCGACCGGGCGGACGCTGTACGAGACGCTGCTGCTGAACACCCCGGTCCTGGCCGACGGTCTCGACCCGGCCGACCGTCCCCAGTGGGCGTGGCCGGAGCGCCCGCACACCGCGGGGGAGAAGGACCCGGCCGGCCCTGAGTGGTCCGCGCGTTCGGCCCGCGATCTGCTGGACCTGCTGACGTTCCAGTCCCGGCGGATCCGGCTGATCCCGTGCGAGACACACGACGGGCTGCGGGTGCGGCAGGTGGTGGTCTGCGCGGGCGACCGGCTGACCTCCACCCCGCAGATCGATCCGCACACCGCGTGGAATCACGCGGCCAAGCCCAAAGCGGGCCAGCCGCCGCTGCGGCCGCGGCGCCACATCTCCGGGCGGGCGGCCTGGCGGGGCCTTGGCGCCCTGCTGGCGCTGACCATGCCGACCGATTCCGACGGGCCCTACACCTCGGTGCTCCTGCGTCAGATCGGCGAGCTGCGTGCGGAGGACCGGCTGCCGGCCGGCTACCCGCTGGGCGTGGAGATCTGCGGCCTGGAGTACGGCAATCAAAGCGCGGTGGTCGAGAACGCCATCGCCGACGGGATCCCGCTGCCGGTGACCGCGCTGGTCGGTGAGGATGCCCTGCTACGGCAGGCGATCTTGGAATGTGTCGAGCAAGCCGACCAGGTCGCCCGGGCCTTGGACCGTCTCCACGCCGACCTGCGGCGGGCCGCCGGCGGTGACCCACTGCCGCGGGACAAGGGGGAAGCCGCCTCGGCGCGGTTCCTGCACTCGGTGGACCGCAGCATGCGCCGCGTGCTGGCCGGCCTGCGCACCGCCGGTGACGACGGCGAGCTGGTCGAGCGCGGGCAGGAAGCCTGGGAACAGGCCCTGCGCCTGACCGCGGTTGATCAGGCGCGCGCGTTGCTGGCCGCCGCTCCGCCCCGGGCCGTGATCGGACGGAAGATCAAAGTGAACGGCAAAGAGGTCGTCTTCCGCAGCGGCAGCGCTGAGGGGCGCTTCCACAAGGCGCTCGGGGAGATTTTGTGGCGGGCCGCCGAGGCACGCTCGGCGAACGAGGAGGCCGTCGCATGA
- the cas3 gene encoding CRISPR-associated helicase Cas3': MFTRAVGFEDLAAARPGAPLRKAEQMALSGLIVMADWIASDHSCFPGLANAEEISPAGATARAETAWQRLGLRGGWGPLPYPESPMAPLAERLGVQPRASQVELVERAWSMPAPGLLVAEAPMGEGKTKAALAAAEVLAARFGLDGVFVAMPTQATSDPMYAQVLDWVRTFDPQLEAQVALLHGKRRFNRRWREMWEAAPTADGGDPWEAYGAIDEDDEFGMPGAAPQEAERHGPAQWFLGNKRGLLTAFAVGTVDHLLYAATRTRHVMLRFAGLAGKVVVVDEVHAADVYMRQFLLEALRWLGQAGVPVVLLSATLPPAQRQAFVDAYLSGVLGRADVSQPVPEPAGYPCVTSAYAVAGCPEVESSRSVVGSWRESVPTRIEWLPDAQVGGDAVAAAARAAVAEGGVALVVVNQVDRAQQIHAALQRDGFDGELMLLHGRLCAGHRAHRTEKCLHQLGSKAGGARPPRMVVVATQLAEQSFDVDADILITDLAPADLLLQRIGRLHRHKGTYRPKGLAVPRVLVTGVTAGPSGRPQFLPASQAIYGEWPLLRAAALVSEAAGPLLATGAQEESGGSAGRGWSIPEDVPGLVARAYGEPVVCPQEWGEEKAREVWWAREAERARNAEAFLLTRPREWAAPTLQGLHYGSNRAHTEEELDAVVRDGESSVEVVIVRRDPAGYAALDGTRLGPHGEALDDAVVERALGGTVRLPARLTEAAVKELSALPGWSGHPWLRYARALVLEEGTAVLGGDRVSYDEVAGLVVQCVG; the protein is encoded by the coding sequence GTGTTCACCCGCGCGGTGGGATTCGAGGACCTGGCCGCGGCGCGTCCGGGGGCCCCACTGCGGAAGGCCGAGCAAATGGCGCTGTCGGGCCTGATCGTGATGGCCGACTGGATTGCCAGCGACCACTCGTGCTTCCCAGGTTTGGCCAACGCCGAGGAGATATCCCCGGCCGGAGCGACGGCACGGGCGGAGACGGCCTGGCAGCGCTTGGGGCTGCGCGGCGGCTGGGGACCACTGCCGTATCCCGAGTCCCCGATGGCGCCACTCGCCGAACGTCTAGGAGTGCAGCCGCGGGCGTCGCAGGTAGAGCTGGTGGAGCGGGCGTGGTCGATGCCCGCGCCCGGGCTGCTGGTGGCGGAGGCTCCGATGGGCGAGGGCAAGACGAAGGCCGCCTTGGCTGCGGCGGAGGTGCTGGCGGCTCGCTTCGGTCTCGACGGCGTGTTCGTGGCGATGCCGACCCAGGCGACAAGCGATCCGATGTACGCGCAGGTGCTGGACTGGGTCCGGACGTTCGATCCGCAGCTTGAGGCGCAGGTGGCGTTGCTGCACGGGAAGCGGCGCTTCAACCGGCGGTGGCGCGAGATGTGGGAGGCAGCACCGACTGCGGACGGGGGCGACCCGTGGGAGGCCTACGGGGCGATCGACGAGGACGACGAGTTCGGCATGCCGGGCGCTGCGCCGCAGGAGGCTGAGCGTCATGGGCCGGCCCAGTGGTTCCTGGGGAACAAGCGTGGCCTGCTGACGGCGTTTGCGGTCGGGACCGTTGACCATCTGCTGTATGCGGCGACGCGTACGCGGCATGTGATGCTGCGGTTCGCCGGCTTGGCGGGCAAGGTCGTGGTGGTGGACGAGGTGCACGCGGCCGATGTCTATATGCGGCAGTTCCTGCTGGAGGCGTTGCGGTGGCTTGGGCAGGCGGGGGTGCCGGTGGTGCTGTTGTCGGCGACCTTGCCTCCGGCGCAGCGGCAGGCGTTCGTGGACGCTTACCTTTCGGGTGTTCTGGGGCGGGCGGATGTGTCGCAGCCGGTGCCGGAGCCGGCGGGTTATCCGTGTGTCACCTCGGCGTATGCGGTGGCCGGGTGTCCTGAGGTGGAGAGCTCGAGGAGTGTCGTGGGGTCCTGGCGGGAGTCGGTGCCGACGCGGATCGAGTGGCTCCCGGATGCCCAGGTGGGCGGGGATGCGGTTGCTGCGGCTGCGCGGGCGGCGGTCGCCGAGGGTGGCGTGGCGTTGGTCGTGGTCAATCAGGTGGATCGTGCCCAGCAGATTCACGCTGCCCTGCAGCGGGACGGTTTCGACGGTGAGCTGATGTTGTTGCACGGACGGCTGTGCGCGGGCCATCGGGCGCATCGCACGGAGAAGTGCCTGCATCAGTTGGGCTCGAAGGCCGGCGGCGCACGGCCGCCGCGGATGGTGGTCGTCGCCACCCAGCTCGCCGAGCAATCGTTCGACGTCGACGCGGACATCTTGATCACGGACCTGGCCCCGGCCGACCTGCTGCTCCAGCGCATCGGCCGCCTGCACCGGCACAAGGGAACCTATCGTCCCAAGGGGCTGGCGGTGCCCCGGGTGCTGGTGACCGGCGTGACAGCCGGTCCCTCTGGCCGTCCGCAGTTCCTGCCGGCCTCCCAGGCGATCTATGGCGAGTGGCCGCTGCTGCGGGCCGCGGCCCTGGTGTCCGAGGCGGCCGGCCCGCTCCTGGCCACCGGGGCGCAGGAGGAATCCGGCGGGTCCGCCGGCCGAGGCTGGAGCATTCCCGAAGATGTTCCCGGTCTGGTGGCGCGGGCCTATGGGGAGCCCGTGGTGTGCCCGCAGGAGTGGGGTGAGGAGAAGGCCCGCGAGGTCTGGTGGGCGAGGGAGGCAGAGCGGGCGAGGAACGCCGAAGCCTTCCTGCTGACCCGGCCCCGCGAATGGGCCGCGCCGACGTTGCAGGGGCTGCACTACGGCAGCAACCGTGCACACACGGAGGAAGAACTCGACGCTGTGGTGCGGGACGGGGAATCGTCGGTCGAGGTCGTGATCGTCCGCCGGGATCCGGCCGGCTACGCCGCACTGGACGGTACCCGGCTGGGACCCCATGGCGAGGCCCTGGACGACGCGGTGGTCGAGCGCGCATTGGGCGGCACGGTCCGCCTGCCGGCCCGGCTCACCGAAGCGGCCGTGAAGGAGTTGTCGGCGCTGCCCGGATGGTCGGGACACCCGTGGCTGCGGTACGCGCGTGCTCTGGTGCTCGAGGAGGGGACCGCGGTGCTCGGCGGTGACCGCGTGTCCTACGACGAGGTGGCGGGCCTGGTGGTGCAGTGCGTCGGCTGA
- a CDS encoding CRISPR-associated endonuclease Cas3'', with the protein MDDERSLIALMRSMGLSDAAVVRLSTLWGKSAARNGGKTHLLLGHLLDTAAVAGVMWDRYLAESLRRRLDEIARGQGRSWFMWVCGIHDCGKACPAFQALDGAEAAPVVAAGLTWRRLPKAKKWRHDVAGGAILAPWLRQVWGVEAAGWVWPLVAGHHGKFPRPGA; encoded by the coding sequence GTGGATGACGAGCGGTCGCTGATCGCGCTGATGCGGTCGATGGGTCTGTCTGATGCGGCGGTGGTGCGGCTGTCTACACTGTGGGGCAAGTCTGCCGCGCGTAACGGCGGGAAGACGCATCTGCTGCTTGGCCACCTTTTGGACACTGCCGCAGTGGCCGGGGTGATGTGGGACCGGTACCTGGCGGAGTCGCTGCGCCGTCGCCTGGACGAAATCGCCAGGGGGCAGGGGCGTTCCTGGTTCATGTGGGTGTGCGGGATCCACGACTGCGGCAAGGCATGCCCGGCGTTCCAGGCCCTGGATGGGGCAGAGGCGGCACCTGTGGTTGCTGCGGGTCTGACGTGGCGTCGGCTGCCGAAGGCGAAGAAGTGGCGCCATGATGTCGCGGGCGGGGCGATCCTCGCGCCGTGGTTGCGTCAGGTCTGGGGTGTGGAGGCGGCTGGGTGGGTGTGGCCGCTGGTGGCCGGCCACCACGGGAAGTTTCCCCGGCCGGGAGCCTGA